In one window of Clupea harengus chromosome 4, Ch_v2.0.2, whole genome shotgun sequence DNA:
- the ppp4r2a gene encoding serine/threonine-protein phosphatase 4 regulatory subunit 2-A → MEIDTLLGAFNDFEKKGKKETCPMLDQFLCHIAKTGDALIQWSQLKSYFLFKLEKVMDDFRTSSPEQRGPANPNVEYIPYDEMKERILKIVDGYKGIPFTIQRLCELLTEPKRNYTGTDKFLRGVEKNVMVVSCIYPSSEKNGSSNMSRMNGVMLSATTSVYTDRNVNGPAAPRSLHRPSLKFALSSRAATNGLPDSTDSQDSPTESAEKALSDSSSSSSSSSSSSSSEADSSHSSPMKNKHLQEDDEDDDSTVAERQEAKRLKFDKEELEEDEEEEEEEENEEEVDEYEEGKFSPDPIAPQSSSNEPESSTDVAKATTETKPKEEPVSEEQEPSSTQTEPLESADSKSEREATAGPAPGQKNGGAKDQSEKPAPAAPGVVVVEERPESTDPVSSSSSGEEETPGEDSARAHPRSPAEGSVSVSVVGSSVDSSETPAEEHMEED, encoded by the exons ATGGAAATCGACACACTTCTAGGAGCTTTTAACG ATTTcgaaaagaaagggaagaaggaGACCTGCCCTATGTTGGATCAGTTTCTGTGTCACATTGCCAAAACAGGAGATGCATT GATACAGTGGTCTCAGTTAAAAAGCTACTTCCTCTTCAAGCTGGAGAAGGTTATGGATGACTTCCGCACGTCGTCTCCAGAGCAACGGGGCCCAGCCAATCCCAATGTGGAGTACATTCCCTATGatgagatgaaggagagaatACTGAAGATTGTGGATGGATATAAGGG GATCCCCTTCACAATCCAGCGGTTATGTGAACTCCTTACTGAGCCGAAGAGGAACTACACCGGGACAGACAAGTTCCTACGAGGCGTGGAGAAG AATGTGATGGTGGTCAGCTGTATATACCCAAGCTCTGA GAAAAATGGGTCTAGCAACATGAGCAGAATGAACGGGGTGATGCTGTCTGCGACTACCTCTGTCTACACAGACAG GAATGTGAATGGGCCTGCCGCTCCGCGGAGCCTGCACAGACCCTCTCTGAAGTTCGCTTTGTCGAGTCGAGCGGCCACAAACGGCCTTCCAGACAGCACCGACAGCCAGGACTCGCCCACAGAGTCGGCAGAGAAAGCCCTCAG tgattcgtcgtcatcatcgtcatcgtcgtcgtcatcctccTCGTCGGAGGCAGACTCGTCCCACAGCAGCCCGATGAAGAATAAACACCTCCAGGAGGACGACGAAGACGACGACAGTACAGTTGCCGAGAGGCAGGAAGCCAAGCGGCTCAAGTTCGACAAGGAGGAattggaggaggacgaggaggaggaagaggaggaggagaacgaaGAAGAGGTAGACGAATACGAAGAGGGGAAGTTCTCGCCGGATCCCATAGCGCCCCAGAGCTCCTCCAACGAGCCAGAGTCGTCCACGGACGTCGCCAAGGCAACCACGGAGACCAAACCAAAGGAGGAGCCTGTCTCCGAAGagcaag AGCCGTCCAGCACACAGACCGAGCCCCTGGAGAGTGCAGACAGCAAATCGGAGAGGGAAGCCACCGCCGGGCCCGCCCCCGGCCAGAAGAATGGCGGCGCAAAGGACCAATCGGAGAAGCCGGCTCCAGCCGCCccgggggtggtggtggtggaggagcggCCGGAGAGCACTGACcccgtcagcagcagcagcagcggcgagGAGGAGACCCCCGGCGAGGACTCGGCCCGCGCTCACCCCCGCAgcccagcagagggcagtgtgagcgtgagcgtggtGGGGAGCAGCGTGGACAGTTCGGAGACGCCAGCCGAGGAGCACATGGAGGAGGACTAG